A DNA window from Lujinxingia litoralis contains the following coding sequences:
- a CDS encoding proline--tRNA ligase, translating into MRLSSMFVPTRKEDPAEAEVVSHQLLVRGGYIRMLARGIYDFLPLGWRSVRKIEQIVREEMDRAGAQEVHMPAVQPAELWQESGRWVEYGAELLRFRDRKGAEFCMGPTHEEVVTDMIRGDVKSYKQLPLNLYQIQTKFRDETRPRFGLMRGREFVMKDAYSFDVDEAGALKSYDTMFDAYHRIFQRLGFEYRAVEADTGNIGGSRSHEFQVLAETGEDEIVSCTECGYAANVEKAEIRVEIAEAGEPSGSELATLRTPKARTIEEVSNYLKRGPELIVKTLVYMADETPVMVLMRGDHQVNEIKLKAYLNGELQREVQDLRLASDSEVEEITKAPVGFAGPVGVEGVEIFADLAVEPMVDFIVGANLKDKHHVNVNHGRDFEVKAFVDLRQAGAGDICGRCGGVLEAHRGIEVGHVFFLGDKYSRAMNANVLDEAGEHKPMQMGCYGIGVTRILAAVIEQNHDENGIIWPMAIAPYQVVICPLHLKNELVVSESERIYSELKAAGIEVMLDDRDLRAGNKFKDADLIGIPVRITLGGRGVENGEVELKLRSEDEQTLVALGDIVDRVKVLVAEALVGARGER; encoded by the coding sequence ATGCGACTCTCCTCGATGTTTGTCCCCACCCGTAAGGAAGATCCGGCTGAGGCCGAGGTCGTCAGCCATCAACTTCTGGTGCGGGGGGGCTATATCCGCATGCTCGCCCGCGGCATTTACGACTTCTTGCCGCTGGGCTGGCGCAGCGTGCGCAAGATCGAGCAGATCGTGCGTGAGGAGATGGATCGCGCCGGGGCGCAGGAAGTTCATATGCCGGCGGTTCAGCCCGCGGAACTCTGGCAGGAATCGGGGCGCTGGGTTGAGTATGGCGCAGAACTTCTGCGCTTTCGCGATCGTAAGGGGGCTGAGTTCTGCATGGGGCCCACCCATGAAGAGGTTGTCACCGATATGATCCGCGGTGATGTGAAGAGCTATAAGCAGCTCCCGCTCAATCTCTATCAGATCCAGACGAAATTTCGCGATGAGACGCGACCGCGCTTCGGGTTGATGCGCGGTCGCGAGTTCGTCATGAAAGATGCGTACTCATTTGATGTGGATGAGGCCGGCGCGCTGAAGAGCTACGACACGATGTTCGACGCCTATCATCGCATCTTTCAACGTCTGGGATTTGAGTACCGGGCGGTCGAAGCGGACACCGGCAATATCGGTGGAAGCCGTTCGCACGAGTTCCAGGTGCTGGCCGAGACGGGCGAAGATGAGATCGTCAGCTGCACCGAGTGTGGCTACGCCGCGAACGTGGAGAAGGCGGAGATCCGCGTGGAGATCGCCGAAGCCGGCGAACCCAGTGGTTCGGAGCTCGCAACGCTGCGCACGCCGAAGGCGCGCACCATCGAGGAGGTTTCGAACTATCTGAAGCGCGGTCCGGAGCTCATCGTTAAGACGCTGGTCTATATGGCCGATGAGACTCCTGTGATGGTGCTGATGCGTGGTGATCATCAGGTCAACGAGATCAAGCTCAAGGCCTATCTCAATGGCGAGCTCCAGCGTGAGGTGCAGGACTTGCGCCTGGCGAGCGACTCAGAAGTGGAAGAGATCACCAAAGCACCGGTGGGTTTTGCCGGACCTGTTGGCGTTGAGGGCGTGGAGATCTTTGCTGACCTGGCCGTGGAGCCGATGGTCGACTTTATTGTGGGCGCCAATCTCAAAGACAAGCACCACGTCAACGTGAACCACGGGCGAGACTTTGAGGTGAAGGCCTTTGTGGACCTTCGCCAGGCCGGCGCGGGCGATATCTGCGGTCGTTGTGGTGGCGTGCTTGAGGCACATCGCGGCATTGAGGTCGGCCATGTCTTCTTCCTTGGGGACAAATACTCCCGGGCGATGAATGCCAACGTGCTCGACGAGGCCGGCGAGCATAAGCCGATGCAGATGGGCTGCTATGGCATCGGCGTCACGCGCATTCTGGCGGCGGTGATCGAGCAGAATCACGATGAAAACGGCATCATCTGGCCGATGGCGATTGCGCCCTATCAGGTGGTGATTTGCCCGCTGCATCTCAAGAATGAGCTGGTCGTCTCCGAGAGTGAGCGTATTTACAGCGAACTCAAGGCCGCCGGGATCGAGGTTATGCTCGACGATCGCGATCTTCGCGCCGGCAACAAGTTCAAGGACGCCGATCTCATCGGGATTCCGGTGCGCATTACCCTGGGCGGCCGGGGAGTGGAGAATGGCGAGGTTGAATTGAAACTGCGCAGTGAGGATGAGCAGACGCTCGTAGCGCTTGGCGACATTGTCGACCGTGTGAAGGTGCTGGTGGCCGAGGCGCTCGTCGGTGCGCGAGGCGAGCGATGA
- the pyrF gene encoding orotidine-5'-phosphate decarboxylase produces the protein MNEEAGLRADELVRQRVVAALDFDTIEEAVALVDLLQDRVTRFKVGMRLFTRYGPAILDALAEREAQVFLDLKFHDIPSVVADACAAAAAHPSVFMLTVHASGGQAMMRHAARGAKRGRPDSPPLVVAVTALTSLKSRELPSFGVGMGVRDWAEKLGALALKSGVDGVVCSAHEAEGLRTEVGARPVLVTPGIRLEDVHIAGDDQARTMTPGRAMAAGSSYLVIGRPIYQSPDPIAAVDAVSASVASWLEKIR, from the coding sequence ATGAACGAAGAGGCTGGCTTGCGAGCCGATGAGCTGGTGCGTCAGCGCGTGGTCGCCGCGCTGGACTTCGATACCATTGAAGAGGCCGTGGCGCTGGTCGATCTCCTCCAGGACCGCGTCACTCGCTTTAAAGTTGGGATGCGCCTTTTCACACGCTACGGGCCGGCGATTCTCGATGCTCTTGCCGAGCGCGAGGCCCAGGTGTTTCTGGACCTGAAGTTCCATGACATCCCCAGTGTGGTGGCGGATGCATGTGCCGCAGCAGCAGCGCATCCCTCGGTCTTTATGCTTACGGTGCACGCCAGCGGGGGGCAGGCGATGATGCGCCACGCGGCTCGCGGCGCTAAGCGCGGTCGACCGGACTCACCGCCGTTGGTTGTGGCGGTGACCGCGCTGACCAGTCTGAAGTCGCGGGAGTTGCCCTCGTTTGGTGTGGGCATGGGCGTGAGGGACTGGGCCGAAAAGTTGGGTGCGCTTGCGCTAAAGTCCGGCGTGGATGGCGTGGTCTGTTCCGCACATGAAGCCGAAGGTCTGCGTACGGAAGTCGGGGCGCGTCCGGTACTGGTCACTCCGGGGATTCGTTTGGAAGACGTTCATATTGCCGGAGACGACCAGGCGCGCACGATGACCCCCGGCCGCGCCATGGCAGCGGGCAGCTCTTATCTGGTGATTGGCCGTCCTATTTATCAGTCCCCCGATCCGATCGCCGCCGTCGATGCGGTGTCGGCCTCGGTGGCGAGCTGGTTGGAGAAGATCCGATGA
- the tuf gene encoding elongation factor Tu, protein MAKEKFERTKPHVNVGTIGHVDHGKTTLTAAITRVLAEASGGDVKAFDEIDKAPEERERGITISTSHVEYETENRHYAHVDCPGHADYVKNMITGAAQMDGAILVVSAADGPMPQTREHILLAGQVGVPAMVVFLNKADMVDDADLLELVEMEVRELLSKYDFPGDDIPIVVGSALQALEGDQGELGAQAILKLMAEVDAYIPLPERDTDKTFLMPIEDVFSISGRGTVVTGRIERGVVKPGDEVEIVGLQAKAEKTVVTAVEMFRKLLDAGQAGDNVGCLLRGIKKEDVERGQVLAKPGSVTPHTKFAAEIYVLTKEEGGRHTPFFAGYRPQFYFRTTDVTGEIILEEGVEMVMPGDRITVTANLITPIAMEEGLRFAVREGSRTVGAGVVTKIIE, encoded by the coding sequence ATGGCCAAGGAGAAATTCGAACGCACTAAGCCGCACGTGAACGTCGGGACCATCGGTCACGTCGACCACGGGAAGACCACCTTGACCGCGGCGATCACTCGCGTGCTCGCTGAAGCGTCTGGCGGCGATGTAAAGGCGTTCGACGAAATCGACAAAGCTCCGGAAGAGCGCGAGCGCGGCATCACGATCTCGACCTCTCACGTTGAGTATGAGACGGAAAACCGTCACTACGCTCACGTCGACTGCCCGGGTCACGCTGACTACGTTAAGAACATGATCACCGGTGCGGCGCAGATGGACGGCGCGATCCTGGTGGTTTCGGCCGCTGACGGCCCCATGCCGCAGACCCGTGAGCACATCCTGCTTGCCGGTCAGGTTGGTGTTCCGGCGATGGTTGTCTTCCTCAACAAAGCTGACATGGTCGACGATGCTGACCTGCTCGAGCTGGTTGAAATGGAAGTTCGCGAGCTGCTCAGCAAGTACGACTTCCCCGGCGACGACATTCCGATCGTTGTGGGTTCGGCCCTTCAGGCCCTCGAAGGCGACCAGGGCGAGCTTGGTGCTCAGGCCATCCTGAAGCTGATGGCGGAAGTTGACGCTTACATTCCGCTGCCCGAGCGCGACACCGACAAGACCTTCCTGATGCCGATCGAAGACGTCTTCTCGATCTCGGGTCGTGGTACGGTTGTTACCGGTCGCATCGAGCGTGGTGTGGTCAAGCCGGGCGACGAAGTTGAAATCGTCGGTCTGCAGGCCAAGGCTGAGAAGACGGTTGTCACCGCGGTTGAAATGTTCCGCAAGCTTCTCGACGCCGGTCAGGCGGGCGACAACGTGGGTTGCCTCCTTCGCGGTATCAAGAAGGAAGATGTCGAGCGTGGCCAGGTTCTGGCCAAGCCGGGCAGCGTGACCCCGCACACGAAGTTCGCCGCCGAGATCTACGTGCTGACCAAAGAAGAAGGTGGACGTCACACTCCCTTCTTCGCCGGGTACCGCCCGCAGTTCTACTTCCGCACCACCGACGTTACCGGTGAGATCATCCTGGAAGAAGGCGTTGAGATGGTCATGCCTGGCGACCGCATCACCGTCACGGCCAACCTGATCACCCCGATCGCCATGGAAGAAGGTCTGCGCTTCGCGGTTCGCGAAGGTAGCCGTACCGTCGGCGCCGGCGTCGTCACCAAAATCATCGAATAA
- the rlmB gene encoding 23S rRNA (guanosine(2251)-2'-O)-methyltransferase RlmB, with protein sequence MIVFGVHPVEEVLRRAPRSVEELYVVGDLQEGKFARIAELAENRRFSVRSVSAEEMDELCEGNHQRIAARVGSFPYASLHEVLEQVGERSPACILVLEQVQDAGNLGAILRSAAAFGVDAVVVAKDRAAGVSAAVVRASAGMAFHVPVVQVTNVSRALRELKEANFWVVGTLAEGGQPIWDQDWQLRAALVMGGEHRGIRPNVAKECDFRVTVPLQADVESLNVSVATAVALYDRVRSLGNTPK encoded by the coding sequence ATGATTGTTTTTGGTGTACATCCGGTCGAGGAGGTGCTTCGGCGCGCACCGCGATCGGTTGAGGAACTCTATGTGGTCGGTGATCTCCAAGAAGGGAAGTTCGCCCGGATCGCCGAGCTGGCCGAGAACCGGCGCTTCTCGGTACGCAGCGTCAGCGCAGAGGAGATGGATGAACTCTGCGAGGGAAATCACCAGCGCATCGCCGCCCGGGTAGGGTCCTTTCCCTATGCGAGCCTCCACGAGGTTCTGGAACAGGTGGGTGAACGCAGCCCGGCCTGTATTCTCGTACTCGAACAGGTCCAGGACGCCGGCAACCTGGGGGCGATCCTCAGAAGTGCGGCAGCCTTTGGCGTGGATGCTGTGGTGGTGGCCAAAGATCGCGCCGCCGGGGTAAGCGCCGCGGTCGTGAGGGCATCGGCGGGGATGGCCTTTCATGTGCCGGTGGTTCAGGTCACCAATGTCTCTCGCGCCCTACGAGAGCTCAAGGAGGCCAATTTCTGGGTGGTAGGAACCCTGGCCGAAGGGGGCCAGCCGATCTGGGATCAGGACTGGCAGCTGAGAGCCGCGCTGGTGATGGGTGGGGAGCACCGGGGGATCCGCCCCAACGTGGCCAAAGAATGCGATTTTCGCGTGACCGTCCCGCTTCAGGCCGACGTGGAGAGCCTAAATGTTTCGGTGGCGACCGCGGTTGCGCTCTACGATCGGGTGCGATCGCTAGGAAACACGCCGAAATAA
- the rplK gene encoding 50S ribosomal protein L11: MAKKVVGQIKLQVPAGKANPSPPVGPALGQHGVNIMEFCKTFNARTQDQAGMIIPVVITVYGDRSFDFITKTPPAAVLVLKELGISSGSGVPNRDKVGQLTYEQVKKIAEIKLPDLSTDDIDAAARTVAGTCRSMGVDVIGMEVDNA; encoded by the coding sequence ATGGCTAAGAAAGTCGTAGGACAGATTAAGCTGCAGGTCCCTGCGGGTAAGGCGAACCCCTCGCCGCCCGTCGGTCCGGCGTTGGGCCAGCACGGCGTCAACATCATGGAGTTCTGCAAGACGTTTAATGCGCGCACGCAGGACCAGGCCGGGATGATCATTCCGGTTGTGATCACGGTGTACGGCGACCGTTCGTTCGATTTCATCACCAAGACCCCGCCGGCGGCGGTGCTGGTGCTCAAGGAGCTGGGGATTTCCTCGGGCTCCGGTGTGCCGAACCGCGATAAGGTGGGTCAGCTCACGTATGAGCAGGTCAAGAAGATCGCTGAGATCAAGCTCCCCGATCTGAGCACCGACGACATTGACGCTGCTGCACGTACCGTTGCCGGTACGTGCCGTTCGATGGGTGTGGATGTGATCGGTATGGAGGTGGACAATGCCTAA
- the secE gene encoding preprotein translocase subunit SecE, with translation MDVSRLVTLTYITTAIVAFVIFQKTYQWIETSIDAVSDFMVIPPIITLTTALAVASVVGLVLWMKRHPKVDPFLTEVIIEMKKVTWPSWKETQRSTIVVIIFSIILSFFLWGSDQVWKRVTDYILTIGI, from the coding sequence ATGGACGTTTCGCGCTTAGTGACGCTGACGTATATCACCACGGCCATCGTGGCGTTCGTCATCTTCCAGAAGACGTATCAATGGATTGAGACGTCGATCGATGCGGTGTCTGACTTTATGGTCATTCCCCCGATCATCACGCTTACGACCGCGTTGGCAGTAGCCTCGGTGGTCGGGCTTGTGCTCTGGATGAAGCGTCATCCCAAGGTGGATCCCTTCCTCACCGAAGTGATCATCGAGATGAAGAAGGTCACCTGGCCGAGCTGGAAAGAGACCCAGCGGTCGACCATTGTTGTGATTATCTTCAGCATCATCTTGAGCTTCTTTCTCTGGGGTTCCGACCAGGTCTGGAAGCGAGTCACCGACTACATCCTGACGATCGGCATCTAA
- the rplJ gene encoding 50S ribosomal protein L10, with protein MNRAEKEQEVASIRSGLEQAKSVILASHVGMDVNTVNELRSKFRAEGVQYRVVKNTLAKLAIAGTDMEVISDLFKGPVAIAYSEEDAVSPARVIKDFAKDHNAYEVRGGYLDGQALDVDGVKRLADMPTKDELRAKVLSLFTAVPTKFVRTLNAAPTSFLQVLTARKQDIA; from the coding sequence ATGAATCGCGCGGAAAAAGAACAAGAAGTCGCGTCGATCCGCTCCGGTCTCGAGCAGGCGAAATCCGTCATCCTGGCGAGTCATGTGGGTATGGACGTGAACACGGTGAACGAACTTCGTTCGAAGTTCCGTGCCGAAGGCGTCCAGTACCGGGTGGTCAAAAATACGCTGGCGAAGCTGGCTATTGCGGGCACCGACATGGAAGTGATCTCGGATCTGTTTAAGGGCCCCGTCGCCATCGCGTACAGCGAAGAAGATGCGGTCAGCCCGGCCCGAGTGATCAAAGACTTCGCCAAGGATCACAACGCCTACGAGGTGCGTGGTGGTTACCTGGACGGTCAGGCGCTGGATGTTGATGGCGTCAAGCGTCTGGCGGATATGCCGACCAAAGACGAGCTGCGTGCGAAAGTGCTCAGCCTGTTCACGGCGGTGCCCACCAAGTTTGTCCGCACGCTCAATGCTGCGCCGACGTCTTTCCTGCAGGTCCTTACGGCCCGCAAGCAAGACATCGCGTAA
- the rplA gene encoding 50S ribosomal protein L1, translated as MPKRGKKYEMAAAKVDSLKRYELEEAVALVKTLSFAKFDESVDAAINLNVNPRHADQMVRGAVSLPHGIGKETRVLVFAKGEKAKEAQDAGADFVGSDDLIEKINGGWTDWDVTVATPDMMGQVGRIGRVLGPRGLMPNPKAGTVTFDVAKIVNELKAGRVEFRVDKAGIIHIGVGRTSFDAQKLSENVEALIETLARLKPASSKSPYFKSIALSSTMSPSVKLDTAFARDML; from the coding sequence ATGCCTAAGCGCGGAAAGAAGTACGAAATGGCGGCGGCGAAGGTCGACAGCCTGAAGCGTTACGAGTTGGAAGAAGCTGTGGCGCTGGTCAAGACGCTCTCGTTTGCGAAGTTTGACGAGTCCGTGGATGCGGCGATCAACCTCAACGTTAATCCCCGTCACGCCGACCAGATGGTTCGCGGCGCGGTTTCGCTGCCTCACGGCATCGGTAAAGAGACCCGCGTGCTGGTGTTCGCCAAGGGCGAGAAGGCCAAAGAAGCGCAGGACGCCGGTGCGGACTTCGTGGGCAGCGATGACTTGATCGAGAAGATCAACGGTGGCTGGACCGACTGGGATGTGACCGTGGCCACGCCCGACATGATGGGCCAGGTCGGTCGCATCGGTCGTGTGCTCGGACCGCGTGGTCTGATGCCGAACCCGAAGGCCGGCACGGTGACCTTTGATGTGGCCAAGATCGTGAATGAGCTTAAGGCCGGTCGCGTGGAGTTCCGCGTGGACAAGGCTGGTATCATTCACATCGGCGTGGGGCGCACGAGCTTTGACGCTCAGAAGCTCAGCGAGAACGTCGAAGCGCTGATCGAGACGCTGGCGCGTCTGAAGCCGGCGAGTTCGAAGTCGCCGTACTTCAAGAGCATTGCGCTGAGCTCGACGATGAGCCCGTCGGTCAAGCTGGACACCGCGTTTGCGCGTGACATGCTCTGA
- the nusG gene encoding transcription termination/antitermination protein NusG, protein MASSDTKEWYIVQTYSGYENKAKLALEERIRSEGVEDDFDEIFIPTETIVEVKNGKRRERTRKFYAGYIFVKMVLSDRAWHVVKNTPKVVGFVGGNQRKPAPVPESEFRKITERIEEGKMSAGPSYNFQKGDKIRVIEGNFKDFTGNIEEVMEEKEKLRVFVEIFGRPTAVEFDFNQVESVADE, encoded by the coding sequence ATGGCATCTTCGGACACCAAAGAGTGGTACATCGTCCAGACCTACTCCGGATACGAGAACAAGGCGAAGCTCGCTCTTGAAGAGCGTATTCGCTCGGAGGGGGTCGAGGACGACTTCGACGAAATCTTCATTCCGACCGAGACTATCGTCGAGGTTAAGAACGGCAAGCGTCGTGAGCGCACCCGTAAGTTTTATGCGGGTTATATCTTTGTGAAGATGGTGCTCTCGGATCGGGCCTGGCACGTGGTCAAGAATACGCCCAAGGTCGTGGGATTTGTGGGCGGAAACCAGCGCAAGCCCGCACCTGTGCCGGAGTCAGAGTTCCGTAAGATCACCGAGCGGATCGAAGAAGGTAAGATGTCCGCCGGCCCGAGCTACAACTTCCAGAAGGGCGATAAGATCCGCGTGATCGAGGGCAACTTCAAGGACTTCACCGGCAATATTGAAGAGGTGATGGAGGAGAAGGAGAAGCTGCGGGTATTTGTCGAGATTTTCGGACGTCCGACCGCAGTGGAATTCGACTTCAACCAGGTCGAGTCGGTTGCCGACGAGTGA
- a CDS encoding TonB-dependent receptor family protein: MMKGRWAWIGTLAALSLLAAPGVSFAQDADTDTDASETTSEVHESVEAAAEAVEEEVLASAQALEEEAQELAAAAEGAAGESEPRRRSVQASRIDVIGAAPEELESVPGSASVVTEEELESQVPVSANEVLRTLPGVHVQDEDGMGLRPNIGLRGLNPSRSSSLLVLEDGVPIALAPYGEPQLYYAPAIERMERLELVKGSGSILYGPQTVGGVLNYLTAEPPEDFRVSADLRAGNFGYLHGQVSVGDTIGRLGYSLSALHQRFEGHRGLNLKLTDVTGKVRYQLTDVSSVALKLHFYDEISNATYLGLTSPQFEADPSANFAVNDELPVRRFAASATYNHLLGDQVLFQTTVYGHNITRNWNRQDYDREDEGRDYDRIIDGQGRDITSASARPDDGSAIYFRDTMSSRNREFFIAGIEPRATIDYAIGDIDNELVVGARVHGELTLEERVDSEVANPESTTLRAAETRRGLGIAAYAQNRFIINDRLKISPGLRLESFWNEREITRDRVGGTPTDLDPSRVNNDTIVAVIPGLGISYGLSDSVTAFAGVHRGFAPPRTKDAVTSDGDLLELDAEYSWNYELGLRAQLQNYLSTEISGFYLDFANQIIAPTEASGAVANDPVLSALALVNSGETTHAGAEAQLTYDVATQVGLGFELPLSVAYTYVHSVYGEGWDESITGNKLPYSPEHRVSGHLRFVHPVGVSAQVNGHYVTEQFTDNANTVEASTDGLVGRIDPYFLLDARLGYTIKPWGVTAYVAGKNLLDHRYIASRAPQGIQPGMFRQVFGGIRGEF; encoded by the coding sequence ATGATGAAAGGACGATGGGCATGGATCGGCACACTGGCCGCCCTGAGCTTGTTGGCTGCACCGGGTGTGAGTTTTGCGCAGGATGCGGACACGGACACCGATGCCTCCGAGACGACGTCTGAGGTGCATGAGAGCGTTGAGGCCGCGGCTGAAGCGGTTGAAGAAGAGGTTCTGGCAAGCGCTCAAGCCCTTGAAGAAGAGGCTCAGGAGTTGGCGGCAGCGGCGGAAGGGGCAGCTGGCGAGTCTGAGCCCCGGCGTCGCAGTGTCCAGGCCAGCCGAATTGATGTGATCGGTGCGGCCCCGGAGGAGCTGGAGTCGGTTCCCGGGTCGGCCTCGGTGGTCACCGAAGAAGAGCTCGAAAGTCAGGTTCCGGTCAGCGCCAATGAGGTCTTGCGTACGTTGCCCGGGGTGCACGTTCAGGATGAAGACGGGATGGGGCTGCGCCCTAACATCGGGCTACGAGGGCTTAACCCCTCGCGTAGTAGCTCGCTGTTGGTGCTCGAAGATGGCGTGCCCATTGCGCTGGCGCCCTATGGAGAGCCGCAGCTCTATTACGCGCCGGCCATTGAGCGTATGGAGCGGCTGGAGCTGGTGAAGGGGTCGGGCTCCATTCTCTACGGTCCGCAGACCGTTGGCGGGGTGTTGAACTACCTGACGGCGGAGCCTCCTGAAGACTTCCGAGTCAGCGCCGATCTTCGCGCGGGTAACTTCGGGTACCTGCATGGTCAGGTCAGTGTGGGCGATACGATCGGTCGGCTTGGGTACTCGCTCAGCGCTCTGCATCAGCGTTTCGAGGGGCACCGCGGCCTCAATCTGAAGCTGACGGACGTGACTGGTAAGGTTCGCTACCAGCTGACCGATGTTTCCAGTGTGGCGCTGAAGTTGCACTTCTACGATGAGATCTCCAACGCCACGTATCTGGGGCTGACCTCGCCGCAGTTTGAAGCGGATCCCTCCGCGAATTTTGCGGTCAACGATGAGTTGCCGGTACGGCGTTTTGCGGCTTCGGCGACCTACAATCACCTTCTGGGTGATCAGGTGCTCTTTCAGACGACAGTGTACGGGCACAACATCACCCGAAACTGGAATCGCCAGGATTATGATCGTGAAGATGAGGGGCGGGACTACGATCGCATCATTGACGGGCAGGGGCGCGATATCACGTCGGCGAGTGCTCGTCCCGATGATGGGAGCGCGATCTATTTTCGCGACACGATGAGCAGTCGCAATCGCGAGTTCTTCATCGCGGGGATTGAGCCGCGGGCGACCATCGATTACGCCATCGGCGATATTGACAATGAGCTTGTGGTCGGGGCGCGAGTTCATGGAGAGCTGACGCTGGAAGAGCGCGTTGATAGCGAAGTCGCCAATCCGGAGAGCACCACGCTTCGCGCCGCGGAGACGCGTCGTGGTCTGGGGATCGCGGCGTATGCTCAGAATCGCTTCATCATCAACGATCGCCTCAAAATTTCGCCGGGGCTTCGTCTGGAGAGCTTCTGGAACGAGCGTGAAATTACCCGAGATCGTGTGGGAGGCACGCCGACCGATCTGGATCCTTCGCGAGTCAATAACGACACGATCGTGGCGGTGATCCCGGGGCTGGGCATCTCGTACGGGCTCAGCGATTCTGTGACGGCTTTTGCCGGCGTGCACCGGGGGTTTGCGCCGCCACGTACCAAAGACGCTGTGACCAGTGATGGCGATCTTCTGGAGCTCGATGCCGAGTACTCCTGGAACTACGAGTTGGGCCTGCGTGCCCAGCTGCAGAATTACCTCTCCACAGAGATTTCCGGCTTCTATCTGGACTTCGCCAACCAGATCATCGCCCCGACGGAGGCCAGTGGTGCGGTGGCCAACGATCCGGTGCTCTCGGCGCTGGCGCTGGTGAACTCCGGGGAGACCACGCACGCCGGTGCCGAGGCGCAGCTGACCTATGATGTGGCCACGCAGGTGGGGTTGGGCTTTGAGCTTCCGCTTTCGGTGGCCTACACCTACGTGCACTCGGTCTATGGCGAAGGCTGGGATGAGAGCATTACGGGCAACAAGCTGCCCTACTCTCCGGAGCATCGGGTGTCGGGCCACCTGCGTTTTGTGCACCCGGTAGGGGTGTCAGCTCAGGTCAATGGCCACTACGTGACGGAACAGTTCACCGACAATGCCAATACCGTGGAGGCTTCGACGGATGGTCTGGTGGGTCGGATTGATCCCTATTTCCTGCTCGATGCGCGCCTGGGATACACGATCAAACCCTGGGGAGTGACAGCGTATGTGGCCGGTAAGAATTTGCTGGATCACCGTTATATCGCCTCGCGAGCGCCGCAGGGGATTCAGCCCGGGATGTTCCGCCAGGTGTTTGGCGGGATCCGTGGCGAGTTCTGA
- the rplL gene encoding 50S ribosomal protein L7/L12 — protein sequence MADVTKEQVVEFLSNMSVMDLAGLVEELEEKWGVSAAAAAPVMMAAGPGAGEAAAEQTEFNVVLASFGDQKIKVIKAVRELTGLGLKDAKDLVEGAPSNVKEGVDKDEAEKIKAALEEVGATVELK from the coding sequence ATGGCTGACGTTACCAAAGAGCAAGTCGTTGAGTTCCTTAGCAACATGAGCGTGATGGATCTGGCCGGTCTGGTCGAAGAGCTGGAAGAGAAGTGGGGCGTGAGCGCCGCCGCTGCTGCTCCGGTGATGATGGCTGCTGGCCCGGGTGCCGGCGAAGCCGCTGCTGAGCAGACCGAGTTCAACGTTGTTCTGGCCAGCTTCGGCGACCAGAAGATCAAGGTCATCAAGGCCGTGCGTGAGCTTACCGGTCTGGGTCTTAAGGACGCCAAGGATCTCGTGGAAGGCGCTCCGTCCAACGTCAAAGAAGGCGTGGACAAGGATGAGGCCGAGAAGATCAAGGCTGCCCTTGAAGAAGTCGGCGCGACCGTCGAACTCAAGTAA
- a CDS encoding DUF4190 domain-containing protein, translated as MAFRDPYHTPQQTPQHSPPPAENHQQVAENKPSSMAWAALFCGIGAWVALPAIAAIAAVICGHIERGNIARGEAPSAGQTVATVGMILGYIQLGMVALGLLLVLGFFGLMALGIALA; from the coding sequence ATGGCGTTTCGAGACCCCTACCATACTCCTCAACAAACTCCTCAGCACTCGCCACCTCCCGCTGAGAACCACCAGCAGGTCGCCGAAAATAAGCCTTCATCGATGGCCTGGGCTGCGCTCTTTTGTGGGATCGGAGCCTGGGTGGCGTTGCCGGCGATTGCGGCGATCGCGGCGGTGATCTGCGGTCATATTGAGCGCGGCAATATCGCCCGCGGCGAGGCGCCCTCGGCGGGGCAAACGGTCGCCACGGTTGGGATGATCCTGGGTTACATTCAGCTGGGGATGGTGGCTCTGGGGTTACTCCTGGTACTGGGCTTCTTCGGGTTGATGGCGCTGGGGATTGCGCTGGCCTGA